The genomic DNA ccttttgtaggagatatCCTATGCACCCCAGCGGTGCACACCacctggtcaccagagctatatgttCTAGAGGGTGCCCCTCTATGTGGactgcatgggtccttctgttaTGGCGGGCTAGCTACTGTGGGTAGTCTGGTAGGCATGGCTGGCCCTAGgtccagttggttgccaggcACTGCCTTGTGCAGAGCCTGCCAGTCACTGGTTGGTGGAGCTGGGTAACAAGGCTGCTGGCTTCAATGCCCCAGGGGATCCTGGGGCTAGTGcttgcccactggtgggtggagccaggttCTGGATCTAGTGTTGGCCTGCTAGTGGATggggccagttcctgacacagctgaCTGTGGGGTCTGTGGTGTCCCAAAGCAGGTGTTGACCTGCTGGTGAGTTGTGCTGGATCCCAGGACTCTGGCTGTAGGTCCCTGGGGGTCCCAGGGCTGGTCCTGGCCTGCTGGTGGATGGGCTGTGTCTTGGTACTAGAGGTTGAAGGGCTCTggtggtcctggggctggtgtccCCCACTGGTTggtggggctgggacccaggggaTCGCAGAGCTGTtttctgcccactggtgggtggagctagggcctggggtctctggctgcagggtccAGTGGTCCCTAagctggtgttggcctgctggttggcaggactgaggcccagggggtcctggggctagtgccagctcactggtgggcagagctgagtCTCAGGGTCTCTGGTTGCAGAACTCTGGGTGCTCTGAAGTTGGTGTTTTGGCCAGCTGGTGGGTTCCCAGTGCTAGTGCTGACCCACTGGTGTGCGAAGTCAGGTCCCTGGGTCTCTAGATGCAGGGTCCTGGGGTGTCCCAGGGCTAATGCTGGCACACTGGTGTGTGGGGCcaggtcctgggccctctggtggacaAGGCCAGGCCCTGGGGCACCTGTGGGCTCAGGGGTTCTTAAGGCAGCAGCCCTGCTAGTGGGCGGGGCTGTGTCCCTGCCTGGCTAGGTGCTTGGTCTGAGATGTTCCAGTATTGGTGCCCACAGGCTAATGGGAGGGGCCTGGTCCCAGCACTAATAAGCTTGAGGGAGCATTCCAAAATGGCCCTTGACAGCACTAGTGTCCTCGTGATAGAATGAGCTCCCCCAAATGGCTGCCACCAACATctctgtccccagggtgagctccagttgtcccctgcttctccaggaggctctccaagatcatcAGGTGGGTCTGAGCCCGGCTCCTTTCAAATTGCTGCTTcttccctgggtcccagtgcatgcGAGATTTTGTGTtcaccctttaagagtggagtctctattttcCACAGCCCTCTGGTCTCACGAAAGTGAGTGCCACTGGCCTTCCAAGCCAAATGTTCTGGAAGCTTGTCTTCTCagtgcaggacccccaggctggggagcctatGTGGGGCTCAGATCGCTTGCTCCTTTAGTAGAACCTCTGCAATGTAATTATCCTCCCGTTTGTGGGGTGCCCACCTAGGGTTATGGGTCATGACTATAccacatctctgcccctcctacctgtctctttgtagttccttctttatatctttagttgtagaagatctgtTCTGCTAGTCTTCCAGTTTTTTCTCATCAATAATTGCTCTGTAAATAGCTGTAATCTTGGTGTGCTtaggggaggaggtgagttcaagGTCTTCCTACTCTACCATTTTGGCTCCATCTcagcttcttttaatttttttttttttagggaattaaaaatgtttaattcagaTGATCTTTACTTGAATGAGAGAAATCTTTTATGGTAAATAGGGTCAATTTTTTGAGTTTTAATTATGAAAGGTggctatgtattttattctgtaATTATCTTGCACTTAACTGTATACTACAAAAGTGAGGATTGTAGACAGAGCATAATAGAATCCATGCAAAATTTTGGCTTTTACATCTGTagatatatttttctgaattctctatgctttcttttttttaacatctttattggagtataattgctttacaatgctgtgctagtttctgctttataacaaagtgaatcagctatatgtatacatatattcccatatctcctccctcttgcatctccctccctcccaccctccctagcccacccctctaggtggtcacaaaccaccgagctgatctcgctgtgctatgtggctgcttcccactagctatctattttacatttggtagtgtatatatgtccatgccatgctCTCATGTGTGGAAAGACCCTTCAAAATgtaaagttagggcttccctggtggcgcagtgtttgagagtccgcctgccgatgcaggggacacgggttcgtgccctggtctgggaagatctcacatgctgcggagtggctgggcctgtgagccatggccgctgagcctgcacgtccggagcctgtgctccacaacgggagaggccacaacagcgagaggcccacgtaccgccaaaaaaaaaaaatgtaaagttatttggatcattatttttcttttctaatatatcaCCGTCTGGATGGATAGAACAACATTGGAAACATTTTAGATCTTCCTTCATTCTGATTGTTCAGTGTCTCAGCTGTGATCCTAGTGTATTGGAATTATGCCTGATATACactacatatatttatgtatatgtagtgtatatatatatatatattatacactatatatatatatatattattaagatCCTACTCAATACTTATATTAAGATCCTACTATATGCCagccagacattgttctaggtgctaagcatacaaaaacaagcaaaacaatgTTCCATCCTCCGGGGTGGGGGTAAAGAGGAGAGTGATgagttataattataatttaaaatacagctAGGTAAGGGGGATAGAGAGCACCAAGAGAGCTGCTATGTTAAATAAAGAGGTCAGGAAAGACCTCTCTATTATGGCGATATTTGAGTAAAGATCtttgagaaatgaatgaatatcctATGGATATCTGTGGGAATAGCTTTCCAGGCAGACGGAATATCACGTGTGAAGGACCTGAGGCTGAAGGTGAGAGCAGGAGAGTATGAGTCACTGATGAAGGTGACAGGGATCTTGAAGAAGATGATTACCCTTTAAATAATGGGTAAAGACAATATGGAAACGTGTTCATTATGAtgtaatgaagaaatgaatgataaAATGAACTCCAGGATCAGATGAAATATTTCAAGCTTGTTTGAATAAATTATAACTTTGTTGGTAATGACATTGCTAGAACATTTCCTTGAAGAAAGGAATACATTTCCTTTTATCATATACATAATTCAAATACTTCTACAAATAATTCTACAATGATTCCACATGTTAATCCATTCTCTCTCTTACACTGTGCTGCACTAATTTAGAATAAGTTAAATTTAAGAGTACTAAGTTTCAGAGCTGAGGTCCAGCTCTATTCTGTGTGAATTTGTAATGTTTATTGTGTATCATGTAACACTTCCTTAACTAAAGGCTGAACCAACCTGTCACTTCTATGATTTGCTCATCTAGCCTATCAGGTTTAATGTCCTAAACCTATTGCAGATTATGAGGAAATGAACAGTCTCTCTGTGTCCAGAACAGATGGATTTCTTtttaaccaaaaataaacaatgcatGGATTATATTGTCTAGATGAAAAACGCAAAAGTGAGTGACTTATTCCAACACAGTGCATTTTAATCActtgaaagaagaaatgagggcttccctggtggcgcagtggttgaaagtccacctgccgatgcagaggacacgggttcgtgccccggtccgggaagatcctacatgccgcggagcagctaggcccgtgagccatggccgctgagcctgcgcgtccggagcctgtgctccgcaatgggagaggccacaacagtgagaggcccacgtaccgcaaaaaaaaaaaagaagaaatgagtccAAAGGAGAAGCTTGTTATTTCAGACCATATTGACACAGTGTCCAGGAACATTGATTCAAGAAGTTAACTGTACAATTAAGTGACTGAGCACCAGAGTCATAGTTTGGGAATCTCCTTCCAGagtttgaaaaatgaataaactgaaattaataaatatgtgAGGGAGACTGCCTAGGTGGTCAATAAAaccttttctttctcatcttcctAGGCACAGAGCTAAACTAAATTTCCCACCCTCAATTCAGCGACAGAAGACTGAGTTCTATTTAACAGAATATGAGTAGAAGATGTGTATCAGTTCTAGGACAGGCCAATGCAAGTCAATAAACAGTCCTTCATGGACTTTCCCCTTCCCTGGCAATGTCATTGGCAGTAAGTAATGAGTaattaaaatttccttctttgtggATTTTGATTTCCATATTTAACAAAaagaccataagtttgttttttaatcacaaaaaGACACTAAGAGTTCTACCATATATTTCCTTAGCAAACCATATCTATATCTTATGTATATTTAAGTTCTGTCTTCCCCATTAGATTGTTAACGTCCATGGTGTGTAAGAcccactccataaatatttaagtaaatgaatgaatgcatgaatcaGGTCAAAACAATCAATCCAGAATAAGTgcttaatatttaatttactcAATATAGTACATCGTTTAATCTTCCTTAAGCAGTTTTCATCATATCACTAGCCAAGAATTAATTTCTTAATGTGTAAAATAGGGTTGATAATGCCTATATGATAGGAATAAGATATATGTAAGGCATCTAGCTCAGTATCTAGGGCTTATTATTAGTGCCCACAGTGTGaatcaaatacatattttcaacCTTTTCTACTAAATCCTTTGTACATACATATGTCCTATACTTTAGTCAACCTTCACTAATCACTGTTCCTTAAATATACACTAAAGGACTGTTTCCTGGATCTCCATCATTTGAATATGCATTCACAAATTTTTGCTATAATTGAATATCAGTTGAAAATTTTATGATTATCACTGcgattatataagaaaatatccaTTTTTAGAAAGGCACACTGAAATATATAGGGGTAAAATGATATAATATCTGAGATTTGTTTTCCACGCTTCAATAAAGCAAAAAGGAGGATAAAtgaagcaaatgtggcaaaatcttGGTAACTATATAATCTGGATGACAGATATATaggggttcattatactattatttctactattgtatatgtttaaaattttaaaattaaattaaaaaataatttaaaataaatgtcccATAGGTGAATTTGAGCTTACCAGGTAAGCAAGTGTCAGAGTTCATGATCTCATCCAGGATTAAGAGGTAATCAACTTAATTCAATGGCAGGGGGTTGCAGGGAGTAGAAGGGAGAATTCCTTCGTTTATCTTCCCTAAACCAAAGGACAGCATGTAAGCTGTTGTGATTTTGGGGGAGAAAAATGACCTTAAGagtgacaaaatttttaaaagccttgttttctttaataaaaagtcaagaactgggacttccctggtggtgcagtggttaagaatccacttgccaatgcaggggacataggttcgagccctggtcggggaagatcccacataccacagagcaactaagcctgtgtgccacaactactgagcctgcactctagagcccgcgagccacaactactgagcctgcatgccacaactactgaagcccacactcctagagcccgtgctctgcaacaaaagaagccaccacagtaagaagcccgcgcaccgcaacgaagagtagcccccgctcgccgcaactaaagaaagcccacacgcagcaatgaagaccaagcgcagccaaaaaaaaaaaagtcaagaacatgtaaatttcaaattattgtgattttgattttaaatataatcCAAATTCTCAGAATTGTGTAAGATTGGCCAGATATAGTTTAGTGTAAACAAAAAGGACATCATAAGAATCCTAAATCATGGAGaccattttaaaactgttttctagAGGAAAGTGTCTTGTGCAGGGATGTATCTAAGACAATGGAAACCTTATGGAATGATGTCTTGTGCAGTGTTCTTGGTGTAACAGGAAGGACAATAAGTAAGTTAATAAACAATCTTTACATACATAGAGGATTTTCAACTGGGTAAAGCACAtccttttgtgtctttttattttttcacagaaaaatgaaatttttgaaTTAGGTTTCTGAGATATATTCCAGTTGCAAAGGCTTATCCTCTAAGTtgacatttttaatttcctttattttctttacaaagtaAAAACCAACCAGTAATACATATTATAGCTTCCAACGATTTAGCCTGAAAAAACTTATTTCAGGAAGATTTCAGGAAGATAAagcctcaaaaagaaaaaaataataaaaaactacaaagcacttgaggaaaatgtgtcAGCCAAATTCAGTTCATAAGAAAggttaagaaattaaaatataattttgaaactgAAGAAAGATTACAGTGATATAGTAATTATACtataatgctttttaaatgtcTTGGTTGTATATGTAAAAAGGAATCtcttagaaggaaaaagacagagaaattgaAAATGTCTTGAGGAGTTTAAACTAGTTTAGTGCATCACTCAACAGCAGAATGCTTATGATTATTGAATACTTCAATTCCTCATCCAAATTATCTGTCTATTCTAGCAAGAAGCTTATTCTAGAATGAGAATTTGGGAAACAATGAGATTCATAATCAAAAGATGTAGATCTGAGTCCCAACACCACCACTTATGTGACAGATAGCAAATTATGATtcaatctttttcaatttataaaatgaaaacataaatactGACttcaagaaagtaaaatttatacTGAGGAATCCAGAGAAACCCTGAGTACAGCAGGGAAAACTTAAAGCTAGCCAGTCATATATAAGGTTATCATGTGACAGCTGTGCAATTCAGGAGACCAACAACGTGTTGACATTCATAATGCTTCCATATTTCTAGAGATAGAATGTAGGCATAGAAAAAGACCATTAACATAACATACATACAGGCCTTAATTCTGAATAATCAGTTAAGATATTAACTTATCTGAATAAACAACATATGAAAGCAACTGTGGAGTACAAATGTGAGGTAGTGAGAATCATCTACACTGGGTGCAAGCAAAAAAAGCTGTATTACctgtagaaaatttaaaaacagtaataaaaccaacaaaaacctGGTCAGCTTTAATTATCACCATGCTCTGGCAATCTTAAACAATGTCATTGATAAAACACACCTCTCCAGAAACACATTTTCTTGGTCCAAGGTCTAAACAATTGATGAAgttactgttgagttttatgtatgtgtgtgtgtgtatatatatatatatacacatatattccaaATGAGCACATATGCATTAATAAGCATTGTATTGTACATAGAAGCAAATTCAGAGAACTTCCAGTTATACTAATGGCACCTGACACACGACACACAGACTCAGCTACAGGAGTTCCTAAGTTCCTAAGTTCAAAAGGGTTTAGAATTATTGAAGCTCACTTTGGGTGCAGTTCATGTCTCCAATCATCGGTACAACATAACCTTGTTTAAACTatagtttcaaaataaataatgacagtgCAGTGAATGTCTCCACTTTTGGAGCAGGGTTCAGTATGCTTTCTTTATTAGTTTCATATTGCTGCTGTAACCAATCgccacaaacttaatggcttaaaatttttaaatggctgcagttttcccttctgtaaaTGCAAAAATTAGTCTGTGCTCTTTCCCTGCCTCCAAAAGATGTCATGGAGATAAATAAGTGGATAGGTACCACATTCTGAATAAATCACAGATGTTTACACATTATGTCAAGCCTGGCTTCATATCATCTTCCAAATAATTCAGAGCTAGGACTCAAATCTCAAACTTCCTGGCCTCTAGCTATAATGTTACCACTTATTAATAGGATCCCCCTTCTTCCAGTTTTCAATAACAATAATATGTCCTTCTGATCCCTCACCAGCAGCATCCTTAAAGTCCATATTTCCACTGACAGTCTGTACAAGGCTATTTAGGTTTTCTCTCATGCTCCTCAATATTCTTCCGGCCTCCCCCCActgcctgattccaaagccaTTCCCACACTTTAGgtacttgttacagcagcagtccACTTTCATTACCAAAGTCTATGTAGTTACTACTACTCTGTTATAAATAACCACATAattagtggcttaagacaataCCTGTTATCTCACAGTCCTGTGGGAGTCCAAGTATGACTTAACTGGGTCCTCTATTCAGAGTCTCACAGGGCTGAAATCATGGTATCAACCAGGACTACAATCTCATCTGAGGCTTGAGTTCCTCTCCCAAGCTCACCAGTTGTTGGCAAAATTCAATTCCTTTCAACTGTAGTAGAAtccccattttcttgctggctCTCAGCAACTGGGATCACTGTCAGCTCCCAACTGCCACCCTCAGCTCTTTGCCACATGGCCCCCTTCTCTCATAcatctgtttgcttcttcaagaCCAACAGAACATCTGCTACTGCTTGTCTCCTTTAAGTACTCGCTTGATTAGGCCAGATCCACCCAGGATATTGTCCCTTTTGATCAACTCCAAATCAAATGGTTAGTGTGAAGTGTTCCGTGTTCTTATTCCCCCTCTTTTTCCCAGTTTTTATAACCTAGTTCTTAGATAGATGCCTCTTGTTCTAAAGCAGTCTATCAACAGTATGTTTCATATTCTCTgtaaaatcaaagagaaagttAATACAGTAAAGCATGTTCTTCATCTCAAAAAGTCTGCCTAATATGATATATTTAACACTctcttaccttttaaaaaaatatttttataaaatgaaaactttaacagatgttttaaatatttttaagaactcGCCAAAGAGAATTCATGGAGAAACCTATTCACTTTGTGCCCAGTTGTTGCTGCTGACTGTGCATCTCTAGTGCAGCTCTTGCCTAGGGGACAACTGATCAATTAAGTTAAATTTTTGTCTCCTCCTGTGTCCactgagaaaaacaagtatcattcaccctcctctcctctggtAAATCTTTTCTTGCATGATCATGCTGTGGTTAGACTATTTACTGTATGCACTATGAACATTGCAGCTTTCTCTAGCTAGTTTTAGCAAACAAAGTCAGTATGTCTATGGGGACATGCACAAATCTATACATTTGTAAAGATAACTGAAAACATGCACTCTTAAAAGTCATTAGATGAGAAGGAACATCCCCCCATCCATATAGAATCAATTGGTCTATTTTTGGAGTCTGACAAAATCCCATttagaaatatgttcattttgtaTTAATGTATAAATATGTGCTATTGTCCACAGCATTATAAAAGGAAAGCCACTCTACCAggctttatatttattaatttctgctatattttAGGTAACAACTTGGTTACAAGAGAGAAGCAGGTTACAAGAGAGAAGCAGGTTACAAGAGAGAGCAGGTTCAGTCTCCCTGCTCCTTTAATGTGAACTGGGCTGTGTTCACTAGTGTGACAGGTTCAGGCTGCTGCTGTTATCCCCATAGAGTATTTATCAAATCTTTTGAGAGATatatcaaataaaatcagaaagctAGAGTCACTCAAATGGCAAGAGTCAATTCTTATGTAAGGACTTCTAATCCAAAACCGTATACAACTTTACAGGTTTGAGAGAACTTCACTACAGGAAATAGTGAGAAGCATTAAGAAAtaggcatagggcttccctggtggcgcagtggttgagagtccgcctgccgatgcaggtgacgtgggttcgtgccccgctccaggaggatcccacatgccgcggagtggctgggcccgtgagccacggccactgagcctgcgcttctggagcctgtgctccgcagtgggagaggccataacagtgagaggcccgcgtaccacaacaaaaaaaaaaaaaaaaaaaacacaacaaaaaaaaaaacaaaaaaaagaaataggcataaatcattttatataagaCATGACAAAGAGATTATgtacctaaaaaaaaatcaagtgtcaAATAATTTTCAATACCTTTTAAAAGTTAATCACAAACATATAGTCATAAGaaccaaaagaaatttatttacaaaatttctTACTTGACTGGTGGTGAGAAGCAAGAAACCATCAACTAAGACCCCACTAATAGTGTTCAAGCCAGTTCATACAAGAGAACAACCATTGCAGCTCCTGATGATTAGGCCAGAAAGATGTCCTTCTGCATGTCCTTCCAGTGAACAAGGAGATACATTTCACCATAGGGGCCTGTGCAAGTAGCATCATGGTACTTGTAGGCTCAGCTGAATCACAGCTTCTAGAGTGCTGTTCCCTGTCTACCTTACATAGCTATTTCACCActtttgttgatttctttgtaggcttctttctctttttctcctcctttgttgattttctccttttctccttctctgttggctcctttctcttcttctcctccaCTGTTGGCTCCTTTGTCTCCTCCATTGttggctcctttctcttcttctttgtccTGAACACTAGTGTAAACTGCTTTGTTATAACCTTCCCGGTTCCGAGCAATTTCAATGGCAAAAAATTGTATCCTGGGTGCTGAAAGGTGAATAGAATTGATTATTTGTCCTAGTCACAGTTACTTCTCTAAACCTACTGGAAATCTATTGACAAAGCTGAACTAACATGCAAAGCATTCAAATATAGTCATAAGATTCAGAGATGTAAGTTCTAATCCTATACTAAATGATGCTGAAAATACTTATCTTACCTCACAGTTACTCAAGATACAGTAACATGATCTTTACAGATATAACAAATAACATGATTCCCAAACTAACTATTCATGTCATTGATTCATCAGTAAAACCAGATCCCTCACTCTGCTTATACAGAAACAATCCCAGAGGCAAGAAACTCACCAAAGATGGTGTTTTCCTCAGTGTAGCCCTGAGAACAGTTCAGTCGCAGCAAAGTACCATAGTTGAAGTCTTCTACAATCCCATCAAACTTCAAACAGAATGGTCTCCACTTCTGTAAAGGCAAAAAAGGTACCTTAGCTAAAAAATGCAGGAGGCTGGTGAAGTCAGGCCAGGAGAGGGGCTTCCATTTCCCCGGTAAGGAAAGTAACCACAGTGAAAGAGACTAGAATTGAGCTGATTACTAGTTTCACTAGCAATGAGTTTCTGTGTTATCTTTGGTATCTTTAGGCTGGTATTTCCCAACATGAACAACAGTTTAATCTGATAAAATACTTAAATCCTTGActaaagaattaaattttaatttcttaagtatATTCTCTGTTTTAAGTTATTGGCTACTTCAGCCCAAAATGGTTATTCATCCCCACTGAAGCACAAATGAGACAAAGAAGGCAGGAATttggcccaaagtcacaaagttaaattttaagaaagaagtcCATCCAATAGAGGCAATTTTCCAAAGATCAGTAACAGCCTGCTTAGAGTTAAAAGTTTACATTCCTCATAAGCCGAGAGTCTAccctcaaggaaaaaaatttcctaACTATAAGAGTTTTAGTGCTCTGTAAAAGTATAACATAatcaagcaagcaatgcaaaacACAAGTTTTCCAATTATCCACGGCCTGTGATAATATGATCTTAAATCCAGAGAATCCAAACACCTCTCCGTACTCTATTTGCCAACCCTCTATCTAAGCCTTCTGGCTAAAGTActcacataaataaatttattccttCTCCCTTGAAAGAGCTAGGTGGGTGAGGATGAAAGGTCcaaatcaaaggggaaaaaaaatagattcaatgaaaatgaaaaatccatAAACCAGAAAAACATTCATTTAGTAACACATTAATTACAACTGCATAAAAGCCCTGGTGCTTTAGGTATTTGCCttaaaacaaaccccccaaaagtttaaatgtat from Lagenorhynchus albirostris chromosome X, mLagAlb1.1, whole genome shotgun sequence includes the following:
- the PBDC1 gene encoding protein PBDC1 isoform X1, with translation MEATSGNDEVVSGELTSVAHAVSLPAESYGNDPDIEMAWAMRAMQHAEVYYKLISSVDPQFLKLTKVDDQIYSEFRENFKKLRIDVLDPEELKSEGAKEKWRPFCLKFDGIVEDFNYGTLLRLNCSQGYTEENTIFAPRIQFFAIEIARNREGYNKAVYTSVQDKEEEKGANNGGDKGANSGGEEEKGANREGEKEKINKGGEKEKEAYKEINKSGEIAM
- the PBDC1 gene encoding protein PBDC1 isoform X2, translated to MEATSGNDEVSGELTSVAHAVSLPAESYGNDPDIEMAWAMRAMQHAEVYYKLISSVDPQFLKLTKVDDQIYSEFRENFKKLRIDVLDPEELKSEGAKEKWRPFCLKFDGIVEDFNYGTLLRLNCSQGYTEENTIFAPRIQFFAIEIARNREGYNKAVYTSVQDKEEEKGANNGGDKGANSGGEEEKGANREGEKEKINKGGEKEKEAYKEINKSGEIAM